From the uncultured Desulfovibrio sp. genome, one window contains:
- the panB gene encoding 3-methyl-2-oxobutanoate hydroxymethyltransferase, with amino-acid sequence MKNTIVTFREAKGQEKLVMLTAYDYSTARVMDMAGVDALLVGDSLGMVMLGYPDTLSVTVDDMVRHCAAVARGAQKALVVCDMPFMSYHVSVEDTVRNAGRLMTEGRAQAVKLEGGAEFAAEVRALTRASIPVMGHLGLTPQSVNAFGGFKVQGKSMAAAQKLLDDARVLQEAGAFALVLECVPAPLAERVTQALSIPVIGIGAGAGCDGQVLVWQDMTGMTLSHLPRFVKRFGEVGASLRSAVEAYAREVRAGAFPGEDHVYPLPEGMEKTLKKLK; translated from the coding sequence ATGAAGAACACCATAGTGACCTTCCGCGAGGCCAAAGGGCAGGAAAAGCTCGTCATGCTGACGGCTTATGACTACAGCACCGCACGGGTCATGGACATGGCCGGGGTGGATGCCCTGCTTGTGGGCGATTCGCTGGGTATGGTCATGCTGGGCTATCCCGACACGCTTTCCGTCACGGTGGACGACATGGTGCGCCACTGCGCCGCCGTGGCACGCGGTGCGCAAAAAGCCCTTGTGGTCTGCGACATGCCCTTTATGAGCTACCACGTTTCAGTGGAAGACACCGTGCGCAACGCCGGACGGCTCATGACAGAAGGCCGCGCCCAGGCGGTCAAGCTTGAAGGCGGCGCGGAATTTGCCGCAGAAGTGCGGGCGCTGACGCGGGCTTCCATTCCCGTCATGGGGCATCTTGGCCTCACGCCGCAATCGGTGAATGCTTTTGGCGGGTTCAAGGTGCAGGGCAAAAGCATGGCCGCAGCCCAAAAGCTGCTGGACGATGCCCGCGTCCTGCAAGAAGCTGGGGCTTTCGCCCTGGTGCTGGAATGCGTGCCCGCGCCTCTGGCAGAGCGCGTGACGCAGGCCCTGTCCATCCCGGTTATCGGCATCGGCGCTGGCGCTGGCTGCGATGGGCAGGTGCTGGTGTGGCAGGATATGACGGGCATGACCCTGAGCCACCTGCCGCGCTTCGTCAAACGCTTTGGCGAAGTGGGCGCGAGCCTGCGCTCAGCGGTGGAGGCCTATGCGCGTGAAGTGCGCGCAGGCGCTTTTCCCGGTGAGGATCACGTCTACCCTCTGCCGGAAGGTATGGAAAAGACATTGAAAAAGTTGAAATAA
- the speB gene encoding agmatinase, whose translation MQDKFLASEYPQSAPEQAGFHIIPVPLEQSVSYGGGTVKGPQALLAASHQLEAWECGFAPGESGFFTAQAVDCAGPITDTLDRIEAAVAHAIACEAVPVVLGGEHTVTLGALRALARQAEKTGEPFGVVQFDAHADLRPQYEGSPFSHASVMYRAVADLGLPLTQFAVRDFCREEAEIRKKFNVTHYDAYFLARVGLPELPLPEDFPKNIYITFDVDGLDSSIMPATGTPSPGGINWREAQYMLERCVAGRRVVGLDVVELAPIEGLHHADFTAAKLTHLIMGLAHDANQKEAQS comes from the coding sequence ATGCAAGACAAGTTTCTGGCTTCTGAATATCCCCAGTCTGCACCGGAGCAGGCAGGGTTTCACATTATCCCCGTTCCTCTGGAGCAGAGTGTTTCTTATGGCGGCGGCACGGTCAAAGGCCCGCAAGCCCTGCTTGCCGCATCCCACCAGCTTGAAGCCTGGGAATGCGGATTCGCACCGGGCGAGTCAGGTTTTTTTACCGCTCAGGCCGTGGACTGCGCTGGCCCCATAACCGACACGCTTGACCGCATAGAGGCCGCTGTGGCCCATGCCATTGCCTGCGAGGCGGTGCCTGTGGTGCTGGGCGGCGAACATACCGTAACGCTTGGGGCCTTGCGGGCACTTGCCCGGCAGGCGGAAAAAACGGGTGAACCCTTTGGCGTTGTGCAGTTTGACGCCCACGCCGACCTGCGGCCCCAGTATGAGGGCAGCCCCTTTTCACACGCCAGCGTCATGTACCGCGCCGTGGCCGACCTCGGCCTGCCGCTCACGCAGTTTGCCGTGCGTGATTTCTGCCGGGAAGAAGCCGAGATCCGCAAGAAGTTCAACGTCACTCATTACGACGCCTACTTCCTTGCCCGCGTGGGCCTGCCGGAGCTGCCCCTGCCAGAGGATTTCCCCAAAAATATTTACATAACTTTTGATGTGGACGGGCTTGATTCGTCCATCATGCCAGCCACGGGAACGCCCTCGCCCGGCGGCATCAACTGGCGCGAAGCTCAGTACATGCTGGAACGCTGCGTGGCGGGCCGCCGCGTGGTGGGTCTGGACGTGGTGGAGCTGGCCCCCATCGAGGGCCTGCACCATGCGGACTTTACGGCTGCCAAGCTTACCCACCTCATCATGGGTCTGGCCCACGATGCCAACCAGAAGGAGGCTCAGTCATGA